Sequence from the SAR116 cluster alpha proteobacterium HIMB100 genome:
ATCCGTCTCTCCTAATTGGTGTAGTCGTGTTTTGCTTAAGCCATCTTCGCCCGGACTTCATCAGCCACGGCCTGAGGCACTTGTTCATAATGGTCAAACTGCATTGAGTACTGGGCACGGCCCTGGCTCATTGAACGCAATGTGTTGATGTAGCCGAACATATTGGCAAGCGGGACCATTGCGTCAATTGCACGCGCGTTACCACGCTGATCCATACCGCCAACCTGTCCGCGGCGTGAATTCAAATCGCCAATGATATCACCCACATATTCTTCAGGTGTCAGCACCTCAACCTTCATCACAGGCTCAAGCAAGCGTGGAGCGGCTTTTTCAACTGCCTCCCGGAAAGCTGCCCGTGCTGCGATTTCAAAGGCCAGGACAGATGAATCAACATCATGGCTCGCTCCGTCAATCAGCTCGACTTCAAAATCGATGACAGGGAAGCCAGCAATAACGCCGGTATCTTTGGCCTGCATGATACCTTTTTCAACGCCAGGGATAAATTCCTTTGGCACAGAGCCGCCAACAATAGAGTTGGTAAAGCCATAACCGCCTTCAGCCAGTGGTGAGAAGACCAGCTTCACGCGGGCAAACTGGCCAGAACCACCAGACTGCTTTTTGTGTGTGTAGTCGACTTCAACCTGTTTTGTGATGGTTTCGCGATACGCCACCTGAGGAGCGCCAATGTTTGCCTCCACCTTGAACTCACGCTTCAGACGGTCAACCAGGATATCCAGGTGAAGCTCGCCCATACCACGCATGATGGTCTGGCCTGATTCAACATCTGAAGACACCTGGAATGACGGGTCTTCAGCAGCAAGACGCTGCAGACCTGTGCTCATCTTTTCCTGATCATTCTTTGATTTTGGCTCAACTGCGATTTCGATCACCGGATCAGGGAATGTCATAGTTTCCATAACAACCTGCTGTACAGGATCACATAATGTGTCACCAGTGGTCGTCTTTTTCATCCCTGCAAGAGCGACAATGTCACCTGCATAGGCCTCATCGATCTCCTCACGGTTATTCGAATGCATCATCATCATCCGGCCAACACGCTCGCGGTCACCCTTGGTTGAATTCATCAGGCTGTCCCCTTTTTTCAGGGTG
This genomic interval carries:
- a CDS encoding translation elongation factor EF-G (PFAM: Elongation factor Tu domain 2; Elongation factor G C-terminus; Elongation factor Tu GTP binding domain; Elongation factor G, domain IV~TIGRFAM: translation elongation factor EF-G; small GTP-binding protein domain) encodes the protein MSRQYPLERYRNFGIMAHIDAGKTTTTERVLYYTGRSHKIGEVHDGAATMDWMEQEQERGITITSAATTCFWFRTEDGETPSGEYGADPEEAKFRFNIIDTPGHVDFTIEVERSLAVLDGAVCVLDANAGVEPQTETVWRQADRYSVPRVVFVNKMDKIGADFFNCVHMIKDRTGATPLPIHMPIGAESEFAGLVNLVTMQEWVWNSEDLGASWDLREIRPELKDKAEEMRAELIELAVEQDDDAMEAFLEGEEPDVETLQRLIRKGTLNMSFVPVLCGSAFKNKGVQPMLNAVIDYLPGPLDVPSYMGFKPGDETETRDIERSADDAQPFTGLAFKIMNDPFVGSLTFVRIYSGTLKKGDSLMNSTKGDRERVGRMMMMHSNNREEIDEAYAGDIVALAGMKKTTTGDTLCDPVQQVVMETMTFPDPVIEIAVEPKSKNDQEKMSTGLQRLAAEDPSFQVSSDVESGQTIMRGMGELHLDILVDRLKREFKVEANIGAPQVAYRETITKQVEVDYTHKKQSGGSGQFARVKLVFSPLAEGGYGFTNSIVGGSVPKEFIPGVEKGIMQAKDTGVIAGFPVIDFEVELIDGASHDVDSSVLAFEIAARAAFREAVEKAAPRLLEPVMKVEVLTPEEYVGDIIGDLNSRRGQVGGMDQRGNARAIDAMVPLANMFGYINTLRSMSQGRAQYSMQFDHYEQVPQAVADEVRAKMA